The Sulfurimonas aquatica genomic sequence ACTTTGCGAGTCTAAATTTAGGAAGGTTCATAAACTCGAACTTTTCAGTTAATAATAGTACATCATCATCTATAGATTCCCCTATAAATATCAGAATCGACTTTTCACTATAACCTTCTAACTCATCGTATGATACATTACCAAATGAATAATTGATAACTAGAGGATTGGGCACATCCAGTGTTCTCACAATACCTTTAACTCTATAAATACTTTTAGGAATATTTTGTAATACTTCATCAATATCGTTAAAATTGATATTTTCTTTAAGGTAAACAACTTTCTGAGTTATTGAGTCCTCAGTAGTATGATCAAGATGATTATAATCTTTTGCTAAACCAATGATTTCTTCAGTTTTAAAAACCCCGTTAAAAATATCTTTTTTTACTACACCCTGTTGAGCATTATCAACAACATAATTAGTAAATATCATTTTGCCTGTAAGGTTATTTTTGATATTAAATTTTTCTTTAATTTCGATAACCTCTTTCCTTGCATGCTCTAACTCGAGCTCACTAACC encodes the following:
- a CDS encoding CobW family GTP-binding protein gives rise to the protein MIQSFVITGFLGVGKTTMLTNTVKEHFSDKKVAIIVNEFGDIGIDGNILSNVYSEVLEISEGCICCQLAEEFESGVIEIMNKYNPEIIFVETSGASEPFPIFLSLQNLGISVEGVICVVDAKNLDSYKDNSTAKYQIGGSNIIILNKTDLVSELELEHARKEVIEIKEKFNIKNNLTGKMIFTNYVVDNAQQGVVKKDIFNGVFKTEEIIGLAKDYNHLDHTTEDSITQKVVYLKENINFNDIDEVLQNIPKSIYRVKGIVRTLDVPNPLVINYSFGNVSYDELEGYSEKSILIFIGESIDDDVLLLTEKFEFMNLPKFRLAK